In Nitrospira sp. MA-1, the genomic window CTCATGTAAGGGGATACCTTCTTCCCTTAATTCCAGAATTTTTTGAGCGATGAATCGCGATTGGGCATTTTCCCCCATCGCCTCTACGACGGTGGGTAATGGTCCTTCCTCCTTCCGCGTAAACAGCGTTTTACTGTATTTTTCCGGCGCTGCTTCGATGAGTTTGTTGGCCAGTCGGAGAATCGGTTGCGTGCTCCGGTAGTTTTCCTCCAATTTGTAAATGACGGCCCCAGGGAAGAGGTCGGGAAATTCCATAATATTGCGGAAGGTGGCGCCGCGAAAGGCGTAGATAGATTGCGAATCGTCGCCCACCACCATGACATTGTCATGGGTGGCCGCCAGATTGCGGACCAATGAGGCTTGCAGGCGATTGGTGTCTTGATATTCATCCACCAAAATATAGCGAAAGATCTGACTGATGGTTTCTCTGGTCGGTTGGTCGATGACCAGAAGTTCAAGGAGTTTGACCAGGAGGTCGTCGTAATCCACGAGTTGCCGTTGGCGCTTGGCGGCCTCATAGGCGGCCTGGAGTTTCTGGAGTTCTCCCAGATACTCCCCGAAGTGGCTGTATTCGTTGATGACAATGTTTTCCAGGCTTTCCAGTGTGTTGGCCGTTTTGCCGAATATTTCGGATAGGGTATGTTTGCGCGGGAACCGTTTGCCGGTATCATTCAGCCCCAATTGGCCACGGAGGAGGCTCAGGAGATCTTCAGAATCTCCACGATCGAGTATCGTAAACCCCGGTTCCAGGCCGACGGGACGGCCATATCGTCGAAGGAGGATATTGGCCATGGAGTGGAAGGTCCCACCGCCGACTTGCTGGGCGCGGAGTCCGATGAGGAGTCCGACCCGGCTGAGCATTTCCTGTGAGGCTTTTCGGGTAAAGGTCAGGAGTAATATGGAGCTGGGTACAATGCCCAGGTCGATGAGTCTGGCGACCCGGTACACCAGGGTGCGTGTTTTTCCGCTGCCGGCGCCCGCAATGACGAGGGCTGGACCTTCCACGGCTTCCACTGCGGCGAGTTGTTGGGGATTTAATTCTTCCGCGTAATTACGCGATAATTTTGGTGGAGTAGACTCCTCCAGTGGGCGTTTCAGGACATAAACTTTGGATGGTGGCGTAGTGGAATCCATGAATCCATGGGCAGGTTTTGACGGGAGATAAGAACCCGAGTTTCGTCTTACGAAGATATTTGGCCGTGTATAGCATACGTGGTGGTGGGTTGCAACGCGAATGATATTAGGCTTGGACAGGTCTTCTATCCTCAGTTATACTTTACTCAATTAGGGAGTTAAACATGGCCAAACAATCTGCGGAAAATTACGAGAATGTGCTGAAGGACCTGGCTCATACGATGATGAGCGTGGCTCGGGAATCGGTCGGTCTGATCAAGCGGTCCGACCAAAAGCTAGCCATGAAGCTGCAGCGGAAGCAGGAGTGGGAGATTTATTTAGAATTCCTGCGCATGCTGTTTAATCTTGTGGATCGACTGTCTGGGTTTTATATTCCGATTCAGGCCCAGAAGGAATTTATGAATAGTTTGGAAGATTCCGTGGCCCACCAATTAAAAACCGTCCTGGCCCCCTCTTTGAGTTCGAGTGAAGTGGACGATATGGAGGTGACGCTGTCTGTTGGGCAGGTGGTAGCCGATAGTCGGAAAACCTATGAAAAATTTAAGTTTGTCGTCACAGACCAATCCAAAGAGCGGGATCAATATTTCCAGTTTTTTTCGGAACGAATTGCCTCAAAAGCCGGAGCCCCGGGCAAACAGGAAATTACCGCTGCGGCATTTTTATGTGGAAGCGCGGTCGTGCCGGCTCTGAAAAGCTTATTCGAAGATGCGACTCAACCCAAAGTAGAACCGGCAACGTCTGCGGCTCCCCCGGCGGCGAAGGAAGGGGCCGGTTCATCGGCGGCGGCTCAAGAAGGCAGTTCTTCAACGAAATCAGGTGCCACGGATACGGCTGGCAAGAACCTGATTAAATTGATCAGCGTGGTGTCTCGCGCACAGGGGGAAGAAGTTGAATCCTGGTGGGGGCTCCATCCACAGTTTCGCCGCGACCTTCCAGAGGATGAGGCCAAGGAATTGGCCAAGCACATGAATCGGGCGACCCGGATCGTGGGCGAGCGGTTTGCGGTTGTGGCTTCCTTGGCGCAATCGGAGACGAATCCAAATCAACCTGTTGGGAATGCCTAACCCTTTCTAACTGACTCTTCTGAGTGTTCTCTTTTACCACTTCAACATGTGTTCATGGTTGGTGAAGATCCTTCACCATTGGATGATGTCATCTTTTTGTGAGTGTACCCTATGAATCAATCAACTCGTTTGTTGACGGAAGAATTTCGCAACCTTTCTGAGTTAGCTCATAATGTCTGGTGGAGTTGGTCTCCTGAAGGCCGGGCTGTATTTTCTTATATTGATCCCACGCTCTGGCGCCTGACGTATCACGATCCTATTAAACAGTTGCAGAAGATTGCCCCTGATCGGTTGGATGTTCTCGGGCAAGATGTGGTGTTTCTTTCCCTGTATCGCGAGGCGATGAAGGCGTTTCATGCTTATATGGAGACCAAGGACCACTGGTTTGGACGAACGTATCCCCAGTGGCAGGATCGCACCATTGCCTATTTTTCGGCAGAATTTGGATTGCATCGTTCGGTTCCCCTGTATAGCGGGGGACTAGGGATTCTGGCTGGTGACCATCTCAAAGAGGCCAGTGATCTGGGAGTTCCGTTGGTGGCTG contains:
- a CDS encoding ATP-dependent helicase encodes the protein MDSTTPPSKVYVLKRPLEESTPPKLSRNYAEELNPQQLAAVEAVEGPALVIAGAGSGKTRTLVYRVARLIDLGIVPSSILLLTFTRKASQEMLSRVGLLIGLRAQQVGGGTFHSMANILLRRYGRPVGLEPGFTILDRGDSEDLLSLLRGQLGLNDTGKRFPRKHTLSEIFGKTANTLESLENIVINEYSHFGEYLGELQKLQAAYEAAKRQRQLVDYDDLLVKLLELLVIDQPTRETISQIFRYILVDEYQDTNRLQASLVRNLAATHDNVMVVGDDSQSIYAFRGATFRNIMEFPDLFPGAVIYKLEENYRSTQPILRLANKLIEAAPEKYSKTLFTRKEEGPLPTVVEAMGENAQSRFIAQKILELREEGIPLHEIAVLFRSSFHAFDLELELTRRNLPFIKRGGFKFIETAHVKDLMAHLRIIHNPLDTVSWNRLLLLLEGVGPKKAKDLIASILQAHGQYEVLKHSTGRSASGLRQLAATLDQVTEDPLTPAALLGEMMEYYVPLLKDQYDDYPKRIRDLEHLSVMAERYESLNDFLADLTLEPPNESVVDVDAPDRDDERLILSTIHSAKGLEWQCVFVIWLVDGRFPSAYSFMGPEELEEERRLLYVAVTRAKHHLFLTYPINVYDKMTGSVLTKPSRYLDHIPPSYFDTWSLVEEDQTYSWR